In one window of Anastrepha obliqua isolate idAnaObli1 unplaced genomic scaffold, idAnaObli1_1.0 ptg000009l, whole genome shotgun sequence DNA:
- the LOC129251205 gene encoding probable fatty acid-binding protein, whose amino-acid sequence MAVWEGKKYKLEKSENFDEYMKELGVGMILRKMGNSISPTVELKKDGDNYSFTTTSTFKTTTVNFKLGEEFDEETLDGRKVKSVFTLDGNKLVQEQKGDKPSTIIREFTNSELVTTLTLNDVKSVRVYKAV is encoded by the coding sequence ATGGCTgtctgggaaggaaagaaatacaaattagaAAAGAGTGAAAACTTCGACGAATACATGAAGGAATTGGGTGTCGGTATGATTCTACGCAAAATGGGTAACAGTATCAGCCCCACCGTTGAACTGAAGAAAGATGGTGATAATTACTCTTTCACCACTACCTCAACCTTCAAGACAACTACGGTCAACTTCAAGCTGGGCGAGGAATTCGATGAAGAGACACTTGATGGTCGCAAAGTAAAGAGCGTCTTCACTCTGGATGGCAacaaattggtgcaagaacAGAAGGGTGACAAACCATCGACCATTATTCGTGAATTCACTAACTCCGAGCTAGTGACTACTCTCACCCTCAACGACGTGAAGTCCGTCAGAGTCTACAAGGCTGTATAA